The sequence CCGCTCGCCCTGAAGTAGCCGTCAGGAGGACCGGACCGCGACGGCCTCCGGTTCCGGCCGCCCCGGGGGTTCAGCAGGCGGCCAGGAGCGCGGAAAGGTCGGTCAGGGTCGAGATCCGGTGTATGCCGGTGGGGGCCGGGGTTTCCGTTCTTGCTCGGTCGAGCCAGATGGCGTGAAGGCCCGCGTTGTGGGCGCCTACGGCGTCCACGTCCAGTTTGTCGCCGATGTAGGCGACCTGGGCGGGAGGCAGGTCGAGGGCGGTGCAGGCGGCCCGGAAAGCCTGGGGGTTCGGTTTCGCCCAGCCGAGTCGGTCAGAGCAGAGGAGTACTTCGAAGTGGTGACGCAGGCCCAGCGCCGCCATCCTGCGCTCTTGGTGGACGGTGCTCGAGTTGGACAGGATGCCGTTTCGGTAAGGGAGCGCACCCAGTACCGTCGCCACGTCGGGAAACGCCGACCATGCAGCTTCGAACAGTGCCTCGTAACGGTCGTGCCACGCGTCCGCCTCGGTATCGCTCAGCGGACGGTCGACGAACGTGCGGACTCTCGCGCGCCGTTGCTGCTCGTAGGTCACCAGGCCGAGCGCGAGGCGCCGGTGTCCGAGCCTGGTGATCTGGTGCCATCGGTCCAGGGCGGCCTGGTCGGAGGGCAGTCCCTCGGCCGCGAAGTGGCTCAGCAGCCCGGCCCGTTCCGAGCCGGTGAAGTCGAAGATCGTGTCATCGACGTCCCACAGCACAGCCTCGATCATGTCTTGAGGCTAGAGCGGCGCGGTCAGGCGCGGCATCGGCCGCGGACGCCGAGGGTGGAGAACACCACCGGCATGTAGTCCTCGCTGAAGGACGGGCCCCTGCCGGAGGCGGCGAAGACCGTGCCGGTGACCGGCTCCAGCCCCATCTCCAGGGACGGGGACAGGTCCTTCATGTCGTCGACGAACTCGTACCGCATGTGGGGCGAGCCGTCGGGTCCCGGGAGACGGTGATGACGACGCCCTCGCGCCTGTAGGTGCCGAGGAGGGGAGCGAGGTCCACCGCGGGGGCCGGATCCGCCGGGGCGAACGGTGCGGGCATGGTGACGCCGGCGAGTTCGGCGAGCAGTTCGCGGAACAGGTCGGCGTACAGCAGGCGGGCCGCGCCGCCATTGGTCATCAGCACGAGGGCCACGTTCGCCTGCGGGACGACGCGCAGGTAGGCGTACTGGCCGATGGCGGCGCCGTCGTGGCCGTAGCCGGTGACGCCGTCCCAGTCGTAGAGCGTCCCGCCGAGGCCCCAGCCGTCCGCGCTGACGGTCCATTTGTCCGGGACGTCCACCTCCCGGTACTGCATGGCCGCCACGGCCTGTGGCGACAGGACGCGGGCGCCGCCGGGTGCCGTGCCGTTCTCCAGGTGCGTGCGGGCGAAGCGGGCCATGTCGCCCGCGGAGACGATGAGGCGGGCGGCCGGTCCGACCGAGCGGGGCATCGGGTCCCAGGACGGGGCGGCCCCGGCGAGCGCGGTGTCACCGGTGCGTCCGGCGAACACTGTACGCATTGCGGATCATTGTACGCAAGCGCGTTAACCGTACGCTCCAGCGAACGATGTGCCCTAGGGTGGTGGCATGCCAGCCGACAAGCCGCCCATCCCCTCGGTGTGGGCACGTCCTCGCGCGAGGCGCGCCCAGCCCGCGCTCAGCCGCGAGCGGATCGTCGCCGAAGCCGTACGGCTCCTGGACGAGGAGGGCATGGAGGCGCTCAGCATGCGCGGCCTCGCCGTCCGCCTGGGGACGGCGGCCACTTCGCTCTACCGTCACGTGGCCAACAAGGACGAGCTGATCGAGCTGGTCGTCGACGAGCTGTACGGTGAGCTGGAGGTGCCCGACCCCGTCGGCGCGACCGGCTGGCGGGCCCCCCTGGAGCACTGCGCCCAGAGCCTGCGCTCGATGATCCTGCGCCACCCGTGGGTAGCGCCGGCCTTGGGCCAGGTCGGGCTCGCCGAACTCGGCCCCAACCTGATCGACCGGTCCGAGCGCCAGCTCGCCCTGTTCCATGCCGCCGGATTCCCGCCGGGCGAGGCGGAGCAGGCCATGAACGGGCTGCTCGCGTACGTGATCGGCATGAGCATCAGCGAGGCGGCGTACCTGTCGGTGCTCGCCCGCAGCGGCCGGACCGAGCAGGAATGGGCCGAGGGCCTGCGTCCCGCCGCCGAGCGGGCCCTGGACGACCACCCCCGGCTGCGTGAGGGGTTCGTCGCCCGCCGGGACGCCGATCCGCGCGTGGTGCGCGACACCAGCTTCGCCTACGGGCTCGACCGCTTCCTCGACGGCCTCCAGACCAGACTCGCCGCCCGCTGAGTCGGCAGAGCAGCACTCCGCAAGGGAGCACGTGATGAAGGCCGTGGGATTCAGTCGCTTCGGGGGGCCGGAGGTTCTCGAGGTCGTGGATCTGCCCGATCCGCATCCGGGGGCCGGCCAGGTCCGGATCTCGGTGCGCGCGGCCGGGGTGAACGCCAGCGACTGGAAGAAGCGCGGGGGCCTGATGGATCAGGAGCTCCCGCAGACCCTGGGCTACGAGGCGGCGGGGGTCGTCGACGAACTCGGTGAGGGCGTGGCGGACGCCGCCGTCGGCGATCGCGTGTTCGGTTTCTGCGTCGAGGGGGCGGCCCAGGCCGAGCTGGCCGTGCTGTCCCACTACGCGCCGATCCCGCCATCGCTCGGCTTCTCCGGTGCCGCCGCCCTGCCGGCGGCCATCGAGACGGCCACGCGCGCGCTCGACCAGCTCGGCGTCGGGGACGGCGGCACGCTGCTCGTCAACGGCGCCTCCGGGAGCATCGGCGGCGCG is a genomic window of Actinomadura citrea containing:
- a CDS encoding HAD family hydrolase produces the protein MIEAVLWDVDDTIFDFTGSERAGLLSHFAAEGLPSDQAALDRWHQITRLGHRRLALGLVTYEQQRRARVRTFVDRPLSDTEADAWHDRYEALFEAAWSAFPDVATVLGALPYRNGILSNSSTVHQERRMAALGLRHHFEVLLCSDRLGWAKPNPQAFRAACTALDLPPAQVAYIGDKLDVDAVGAHNAGLHAIWLDRARTETPAPTGIHRISTLTDLSALLAAC
- a CDS encoding NADP-dependent oxidoreductase; the encoded protein is MKAVGFSRFGGPEVLEVVDLPDPHPGAGQVRISVRAAGVNASDWKKRGGLMDQELPQTLGYEAAGVVDELGEGVADAAVGDRVFGFCVEGAAQAELAVLSHYAPIPPSLGFSGAAALPAAIETATRALDQLGVGDGGTLLVNGASGSIGGAAVQLAVARGVRVIGTAGPANQEYLRSLGAEPVTYGEGLVERVRALAPDGVDVALDVAGSGVLPELIALAGGAGHVVTVADFGGAREHGVRFSRGDDGRAVHVLGEIGALVEAGRFSLPVARTFPLAEVAEAHRAGEGGHVRGKLVLLVG
- a CDS encoding serine hydrolase, with translation MRTVFAGRTGDTALAGAAPSWDPMPRSVGPAARLIVSAGDMARFARTHLENGTAPGGARVLSPQAVAAMQYREVDVPDKWTVSADGWGLGGTLYDWDGVTGYGHDGAAIGQYAYLRVVPQANVALVLMTNGGAARLLYADLFRELLAELAGVTMPAPFAPADPAPAVDLAPLLGTYRREGVVITVSRDPTARPTCGTSSSTT
- a CDS encoding TetR/AcrR family transcriptional regulator C-terminal domain-containing protein; amino-acid sequence: MPADKPPIPSVWARPRARRAQPALSRERIVAEAVRLLDEEGMEALSMRGLAVRLGTAATSLYRHVANKDELIELVVDELYGELEVPDPVGATGWRAPLEHCAQSLRSMILRHPWVAPALGQVGLAELGPNLIDRSERQLALFHAAGFPPGEAEQAMNGLLAYVIGMSISEAAYLSVLARSGRTEQEWAEGLRPAAERALDDHPRLREGFVARRDADPRVVRDTSFAYGLDRFLDGLQTRLAAR